Proteins encoded in a region of the Augochlora pura isolate Apur16 chromosome 4, APUR_v2.2.1, whole genome shotgun sequence genome:
- the LOC144469385 gene encoding fanconi-associated nuclease 1 isoform X1, with the protein MDNQKRIDEYFKSTSSSRKMNNIKKNSELCVTPRTPNKRKQKRQQLTNHGIKHPKSSQLSSDVDKDVEIIFEGNNTFCYEKDGIDNYTSLLESDISCDPTSFCTIIYDSVDISCQEEIAFKKHSNDISAVNNLKQEIIRNDSHLSAVDTELGYDNRVFENTPIKAKVTCDKNVLMTNSNSSPSKFKKSTYSPKKSSNKSPNKHVSQRSFDDFVNIDVARTVIEHMNLAKQGAIPPNNFNMEEIYSNDTYNYPYGQINTKASVKYELNNVTLPTDLNAKILIGSILTVFFLKPYNCSYFEENELDFIYSILTLPEIAQMLLARMIKRMRGWHRKDSINYPDISSNLKDVFDLLESRLICTYDLKKENLAVVLDLLQVKELHQLCRNMKIDSKGKKEIIVNKLIKLSQKEALFPGMKKPGNAVYDCIFKILDCVRITNRTWNIIDTIMTLLLPTEDPKMSMSEIFFKLSDIYLGKTAFPSTPKNHFPLFSSRSHLITYVEVKSTLSAMLNLIEKGDWEKVQEYGNTAMETLPNVLKAESLRLENSILPMHVRKFLPGYVWLKILSKSIDAFRRKKDRTKVVDILNFLIKQNYHMNSYKGKWYCDLAVAKMHHDKDLNSSALVTIEALDCEHLSQVDKVDLILRAEKILNRKTGVKLEMETNINRVLNTHYHEKCTFIPASNIISAVAMPKAPQGGKSTWLIKSNDEDDNYGTVETVALYHYMEQNFPKGLHCEGNLPILLFTTLFWEELYKNHIPGAFTTPYEIAPIDLYTKHFYENRKHDIDKKLHFLEAFNADPASFSSWMEQRFETYKQYQSLMPRNLLKHSIYMKEIVYCLGVQGVARICKRMAENFKLWSAGFPDLIVWNYDTRQHKIVEVKGPRDILSTKQLLWLEYLNESGLNTEVCRVEGKKMLHVDYKFKILELPSL; encoded by the exons atggATAATCAGAAGCGTATCGACGAGTATTTTAAATCAACAAGTAGTAGTcgaaaaatgaacaatattaaaaagaattctgAATTATGTGTTACTCCCCGTACCCCAAAT aaaagaaaacagaaaaggCAACAGCTTACAAATCATGGAATTAAACATCCCAAATCCAGTCAGTTAAGTTCAGATGTTGACAAAGatgtggaaataatatttgaaggAAATAATACTTTTTGTTATGAAAAAGATGGTATAGACAATTATACTTCATTGTTGGAAAGTGACATCAGCTGTGATCCAACATCATtctgtacaattatatatgACAGTGTTGATATATCATGCCAAGAAGAGATAGCATTTAAAAAACACAGTAATGATATATCAGcagtaaataatttgaaacaagaaattattagaaatgatAGTCATTTAAGTGCAGTAGATACAGAATTAGGATATGATAATAGAGTTTTTGAGAATACACCAATCAAAGCGAAGGTGACatgtgataaaaatgtattaatgaCTAACTCTAATAGTTCACCTTCtaagtttaaaaaatcaacgTATTCTCCAAAAAAATCATCTAATAAATCACCGAACAAGCATGTATCACAAAGATCATTTGATGACTTTGTAAATATTGATGTAGCAAGAACTGTTATCGAACATATGAATTTAGCCAAGCAAGGTGCTATTccaccaaataattttaacatggaggaaatatattctaatgaTACATATAATTATCCTTATGGTCAGATAAATACTAAGGCTTCAGTAAAATATGAACTAAACAATGTGACTTTGCCTACAGATCTTAATGCAAAAATTCTAATTGGATCTATTCTCACAGTTTTTTTCTTAAAACCCTATAATTGCAGTTACtttgaagaaaatgaattagattttatatattccatTCTTACTCTTCCTGAGATAGCCCAAATGTTATTGGCCCGCATGATCAAACGGATGAGGGGGTGGCACCGTAAAGATTCCATAAATTATCCAGATATATCTTCCAATTTGAAGGACGTCTTTGACCTTCTTGAATCACGACTTATTTGTACATATgacttaaaaaaagaaaatttagcTGTTGTACTTGACCTATTACAAGTAAAAGAACTTCATCAACTTTGTCGAAACATGAAAATAGATTCCaaggggaaaaaagaaattattgttaacaagCTGATTAAATTATCACAAAAAGAAGCTTTGTTTCCTGGAATGAAAAAACCAGGCAACGCTGTGTacgattgtatttttaaaatattggatTGTGTACGTATAACAAACAGAACATGGAATATTATTGATACAATAATGACGTTGCTATTACCAACTGAAGATCCTAAAATGAGCATGTCAGAAATATTCTTCAAGCtaagtgatatttatttaggaaAAACAGCATTTCCCAGTACAcctaaaaatcattttccacTATTTTCGTCTAGATCACATTTAATAAC ttATGTTGAAGTTAAGTCTACATTGTCTGCAATGTTGAACTTAATTGAAAAGGGAGATTGGGAAAAGGTGCAAGAGTATGGCAACACAGCAATGGAGACATTACCAAACGTGCTAAAAGCTGAATCGTTAAG atTAGAAAATTCTATACTTCCTATGCATGTTAGAAAATTTCTGCCAGGATATGTGTGGTTGAAAATACTTTCAAAAAGTATAGATGCAtttagaagaaagaaagacaggaCAAAAGTCGTAGATATCTTAAATTTCTTGATAAAACAAAACTACCATATGAATTCGTATAAGGGAAAATGGTATTGCGACTTAGCTGTTGCTAAAATGCACCATGACAAAGATTTAAATTCTAGTGCATTAGTAACAATTGAAGCATTGGATTGTGAACATTTATCGCAAGTAGATAAAGTAGATCTCATACTGAGAGCagaaaagattttaaatagaaagacgggtgtaaaattagaaatggAAACGAATATTAACAGGGTATTAAATACTCATTACCATGAAAAGTGTACTTTTATTCCTGcatctaatattatttcagcCGTTGCAATGCCAAA agCTCCTCAAGGTGGTAAAAGTACTTGGCTTATAAAAAGTAATGATGAGGATGATAATTATGGAACAGTAGAAACGGTTGCTTTGTACCATTATATGGAACAGAACTTTCCCAAAGGATTGCACTGTGAAGGGAATTTACCAATTCTTCTTTTCACCACTTTATTCTGGGAGGAATTGTACAAAAATCACATTCCTGGAGCATTCACGACTCCTTACGAAATTGCTCCTATTGATTTATACACCAaacatttctatgaaaatagaaaacatgACATTGATAAAAAGCTGCACTTCCTCGAAGCTTTTAATGCAGATCCAGCATCCTTCAGTAGCTGGATGGAGCAAAGGTTTGAAACTTATAAACAATATCAGTCTTTAATGCCAAGAAATTTGCTGAAGCACAGCATTTATATGAAA gAAATTGTGTATTGTTTAGGAGTTCAAGGTGTTGCAAGAATCTGTAAACGAATggcagaaaattttaaactttGGTCAGCTGGATTTCCTGATTTAATTGTATGGAATTATGATACGAGACAG CACAAAATTGTAGAGGTGAAAGGTCCCAGAGATATTCTTTCAACAAAGCAATTACTGTGGTTGGAATATTTGAATGAAAGTGGACTTAATACCGAAGTATGCCGAGTAGAGGGTAAGAAAATGTTGCATGTTGATTACAAATTTAAGATTCTAGAGCTTCCGTCACTGTAA
- the LOC144469385 gene encoding fanconi-associated nuclease 1 isoform X2 has translation MDNQKRIDEYFKSTSSSRKMNNIKKNSELCVTPRTPNKRKQKRQQLTNHGIKHPKSSQLSSDVDKDVEIIFEGNNTFCYEKDGIDNYTSLLESDISCDPTSFCTIIYDSVDISCQEEIAFKKHSNDISAVNNLKQEIIRNDSHLSAVDTELGYDNRVFENTPIKAKVTCDKNVLMTNSNSSPSKFKKSTYSPKKSSNKSPNKHVSQRSFDDFVNIDVARTVIEHMNLAKQGAIPPNNFNMEEIYSNDTYNYPYGQINTKASVKYELNNVTLPTDLNAKILIGSILTVFFLKPYNCSYFEENELDFIYSILTLPEIAQMLLARMIKRMRGWHRKDSINYPDISSNLKDVFDLLESRLICTYDLKKENLAVVLDLLQVKELHQLCRNMKIDSKGKKEIIVNKLIKLSQKEALFPGMKKPGNAVYDCIFKILDCVRITNRTWNIIDTIMTLLLPTEDPKMSMSEIFFKLSDIYLGKTAFPSTPKNHFPLFSSRSHLITYVEVKSTLSAMLNLIEKGDWEKVQEYGNTAMETLPNVLKAESLRLENSILPMHVRKFLPGYVWLKILSKSIDAFRRKKDRTKVVDILNFLIKQNYHMNSYKGKWYCDLAVAKMHHDKDLNSSALVTIEALDCEHLSQVDKVDLILRAEKILNRKTGVKLEMETNINRVLNTHYHEKCTFIPASNIISAVAMPKAPQGGKSTWLIKSNDEDDNYGTVETVALYHYMEQNFPKGLHCEGNLPILLFTTLFWEELYKNHIPGAFTTPYEIAPIDLYTKHFYENRKHDIDKKLHFLEAFNADPASFSSWMEQRFETYKQYQSLMPRNLLKHSIYMKEIVYCLGVQGVARICKRMAENFKLWSAGFPDLIVWNYDTRQHKIVEVKGPRDILSTKQLLWLEYLNESGLNTEVCRVEDKKCRNI, from the exons atggATAATCAGAAGCGTATCGACGAGTATTTTAAATCAACAAGTAGTAGTcgaaaaatgaacaatattaaaaagaattctgAATTATGTGTTACTCCCCGTACCCCAAAT aaaagaaaacagaaaaggCAACAGCTTACAAATCATGGAATTAAACATCCCAAATCCAGTCAGTTAAGTTCAGATGTTGACAAAGatgtggaaataatatttgaaggAAATAATACTTTTTGTTATGAAAAAGATGGTATAGACAATTATACTTCATTGTTGGAAAGTGACATCAGCTGTGATCCAACATCATtctgtacaattatatatgACAGTGTTGATATATCATGCCAAGAAGAGATAGCATTTAAAAAACACAGTAATGATATATCAGcagtaaataatttgaaacaagaaattattagaaatgatAGTCATTTAAGTGCAGTAGATACAGAATTAGGATATGATAATAGAGTTTTTGAGAATACACCAATCAAAGCGAAGGTGACatgtgataaaaatgtattaatgaCTAACTCTAATAGTTCACCTTCtaagtttaaaaaatcaacgTATTCTCCAAAAAAATCATCTAATAAATCACCGAACAAGCATGTATCACAAAGATCATTTGATGACTTTGTAAATATTGATGTAGCAAGAACTGTTATCGAACATATGAATTTAGCCAAGCAAGGTGCTATTccaccaaataattttaacatggaggaaatatattctaatgaTACATATAATTATCCTTATGGTCAGATAAATACTAAGGCTTCAGTAAAATATGAACTAAACAATGTGACTTTGCCTACAGATCTTAATGCAAAAATTCTAATTGGATCTATTCTCACAGTTTTTTTCTTAAAACCCTATAATTGCAGTTACtttgaagaaaatgaattagattttatatattccatTCTTACTCTTCCTGAGATAGCCCAAATGTTATTGGCCCGCATGATCAAACGGATGAGGGGGTGGCACCGTAAAGATTCCATAAATTATCCAGATATATCTTCCAATTTGAAGGACGTCTTTGACCTTCTTGAATCACGACTTATTTGTACATATgacttaaaaaaagaaaatttagcTGTTGTACTTGACCTATTACAAGTAAAAGAACTTCATCAACTTTGTCGAAACATGAAAATAGATTCCaaggggaaaaaagaaattattgttaacaagCTGATTAAATTATCACAAAAAGAAGCTTTGTTTCCTGGAATGAAAAAACCAGGCAACGCTGTGTacgattgtatttttaaaatattggatTGTGTACGTATAACAAACAGAACATGGAATATTATTGATACAATAATGACGTTGCTATTACCAACTGAAGATCCTAAAATGAGCATGTCAGAAATATTCTTCAAGCtaagtgatatttatttaggaaAAACAGCATTTCCCAGTACAcctaaaaatcattttccacTATTTTCGTCTAGATCACATTTAATAAC ttATGTTGAAGTTAAGTCTACATTGTCTGCAATGTTGAACTTAATTGAAAAGGGAGATTGGGAAAAGGTGCAAGAGTATGGCAACACAGCAATGGAGACATTACCAAACGTGCTAAAAGCTGAATCGTTAAG atTAGAAAATTCTATACTTCCTATGCATGTTAGAAAATTTCTGCCAGGATATGTGTGGTTGAAAATACTTTCAAAAAGTATAGATGCAtttagaagaaagaaagacaggaCAAAAGTCGTAGATATCTTAAATTTCTTGATAAAACAAAACTACCATATGAATTCGTATAAGGGAAAATGGTATTGCGACTTAGCTGTTGCTAAAATGCACCATGACAAAGATTTAAATTCTAGTGCATTAGTAACAATTGAAGCATTGGATTGTGAACATTTATCGCAAGTAGATAAAGTAGATCTCATACTGAGAGCagaaaagattttaaatagaaagacgggtgtaaaattagaaatggAAACGAATATTAACAGGGTATTAAATACTCATTACCATGAAAAGTGTACTTTTATTCCTGcatctaatattatttcagcCGTTGCAATGCCAAA agCTCCTCAAGGTGGTAAAAGTACTTGGCTTATAAAAAGTAATGATGAGGATGATAATTATGGAACAGTAGAAACGGTTGCTTTGTACCATTATATGGAACAGAACTTTCCCAAAGGATTGCACTGTGAAGGGAATTTACCAATTCTTCTTTTCACCACTTTATTCTGGGAGGAATTGTACAAAAATCACATTCCTGGAGCATTCACGACTCCTTACGAAATTGCTCCTATTGATTTATACACCAaacatttctatgaaaatagaaaacatgACATTGATAAAAAGCTGCACTTCCTCGAAGCTTTTAATGCAGATCCAGCATCCTTCAGTAGCTGGATGGAGCAAAGGTTTGAAACTTATAAACAATATCAGTCTTTAATGCCAAGAAATTTGCTGAAGCACAGCATTTATATGAAA gAAATTGTGTATTGTTTAGGAGTTCAAGGTGTTGCAAGAATCTGTAAACGAATggcagaaaattttaaactttGGTCAGCTGGATTTCCTGATTTAATTGTATGGAATTATGATACGAGACAG CACAAAATTGTAGAGGTGAAAGGTCCCAGAGATATTCTTTCAACAAAGCAATTACTGTGGTTGGAATATTTGAATGAAAGTGGACTTAATACCGAAGTATGCCGAGTAGAGG ataaaaaatgtagaaacatTTGA